Genomic window (Corallococcus caeni):
CGACATGAAGCACGACGCCATCGTGCGCTCGGGTATCGAGATTCTGGAGCGTGTGCCCATCCCGGACGGGCTCATCCCCGCGGACGCGAGGGTGGAGATGGAGGCGAAGAAGGCGGCGGGCTACTTCACGCGCGGGCCGGTGGCGGACGCGGGCGAACTGGCGCAGGTGAAGGGGAGGGACCTCGATGCTTGACGCGATCCGGGTGCAGGAGGTGTCCCCCACGGTGGCGTGGCTGCGCAGCCCGGCGGCCATCCGCGAGCGCTGTCACCAGGTGCTGGACCTGGGGCTCGCCGGCCGGCTGGAGTACTTCAAGGTGGAGCCGTCCCGGCTGCCCACGGTGGTGGACCGGGTGCTGGCGGTGACGCACGAGGCGTACCCCCGGCTGGACATCCCGGTGCACAGCCGCTGGCGCCACTTCGACGCGGGAGGGGTGCCCCGGCTCGCGCAGCTGGAGGCGAGGCTGGCCTCGCTGCCGCCGGAGGAGCGCGCCAGGGCGAAGGTGGACCTGGGCGTGGTGAGCGTGCTGCTGGACGCGGGCAGCGGCCCGGCGTGGCGCTACCAGGAGCCCGGGGGCGCCTCGTACGTGCGCTCGGAGGGCCTGGCCGTGGCGTCGCTGCGCATGTTCATGGCGGGCGGCTTCTCATCCGACCCCGACCGGCCGCTGCGCGCGGACGCGGAGGCCCTGAGCCGGATGACGCGCGAGCAACTGGAGCGCGGCTTCCAGGTGTCGGAGTCCAACCCGCTGCTGGGCGTGGAGGGCCGGCTGCACCTGTTGCAGGGGCTGTCGCGCGTGCTGCCCCGGCCGGGGTCCATGTTCGACATGCTGGCCGCGCACCGCCGCAGCGTGAGGGCCGCGGAGGTGCTGGGCACGGTGCTGGAGGTGCTGGGCCCCATCTGGCCGGGGCGCACGACGGTGGACGGCGTGAACCTGGGGGACGTGTGGCCGCACCCGGCGCTGGGCCCACCGGGCAGCGCGGACGCGCTGGTGCCCTTCCACAAGTTGTCCCAGTGGCTGGCGTACTCGCTGGTGGAGCCGCTGGCGGAGGCCGGCGTGACGGTGACGGAGCTGGACGCGCTCACCGGTCTGCCGGAGTACCGCAACGGCGGCCTCTTCGTGGACCTGGGCGTGCTGGTGCCGCAGGACCCGCGCCTGACCATGGAGGTCTACGCCCCGGGGGACGCGCCCATCGTGGAGTGGCGGGCGCTGACGGTGGCGCTGCTGGACCGCGTGGCCGCGCTGGTGCGCGGGCGTCTGGAGTTGACCCCGGAGGAGCTGCCGCTGGCGAAGGTGCTCCAGGGCGGGACGTGGACGGCGGGGCGCCGGGTGGCGGCGGAGCTGCGCCCCGGGGGCGTGCCGCCCATCCGCATCCGCAGTGACGGCACGGTGTTCTGAAACCCATACACGGAGGACGACGCATGGACTTCCCGAACTGCACGGTGGTGGATCATCCGCTGGTGAAGCACAAGCTGACGGTGATGCGCAGGACGGACACGAGCACGGCGGCCTTCCGGGCGCTGCTGGAGGAGATCTCCCTCCTGCTCGGGTACGAGGCGCTGCGCGACCTGAAGCTGCGCGAGGAGGAGATCGAGACGCCCATGGCGCGCACCACGGGCTGGGCGCTGGACGGCAAGAAGCTGGTGCTGGTGCCCATCCTGAGAGCGGGGCAGGGCATCCTGGACGGCCTGCTCCAGCTCGTGCCCTCCGCGCGGGTGGGCCACATCGGCCTGTACCGCGACCCGGAGTCACTGGGCGCGGTGGAGTACTACTACCGCGTGCCCGCGAACCTGGAGGACCGAGACGTCATCGTCTGCGACCCCATGCTCGCGACGGGCAACTCCGCGGTGGCGGCGCTCCAGCGCGTGAAGCGAAGCCGCCCGGGCTCCCTGCGCTTCGTGTGTCTGCTCGCATGTCCGGAGGGCCTGACGAACCTGCGCGAACACCACCCCGACGTGCGCGTCTTCACCGCGGCCATCGACGACAAGCTGGACTCGCACGGCTACATCCTGCCCGGCCTGGGCGACGCCGGAGACCGCCTCTTCGGTACGAAGTAGGTCAGGGCACGTTCGCGCGAGACATGCCGCGTTGAGCCAACGCTGTTTCACGCCTTGGCTCTTGAGAACCGGGAAAGACGGATTTAAACGTTGAACGGTCTAAACGTTTTTGTCCATTTCCCGGGAGTCCAGGCATGCGCGCGTCGTGGCGGTCCACCTTGATGGCGGTGATGTTGGGCGCGGTCTTCGCGGAAGGAGTGGCGGCGGCGGAACCGGCGCCGGAGTCGCTCCGGCAGGAGGCCGGCGCGCAGCGCTGGACGGAGAACCTCTCCGAGGGAACGGGCACGTCGGAGCTCGTGGGCACGCGGGAAGGGCTGCGCTACGAACCCAACGCGGTGATGCGACGTCCTGAAGGCCTGAGCCGGCTCACGGGCCTCTTCGAGTTCCCCGCGCGCACGCTCGAGCAGCCCGTGGACACCTTCCGTCCGCGCGTCCAGGCGGCGGTGGGCCTGGGGCAGGGCGTCGAAGTGGACGTGCGCGTGCGGGTCCCCGGAGGCGCCTGGACCGAGTGGCGCACCGCCACCGGCGACGAGTCCGTGCGCCTGCCCCGCTCGGGCACGGAGGTGCAGGTGCGCCTGGCGCTCATCGCGGACGAGCGCGGCCGGGGCCCGGTGGTGCAGGGCGTGGAACTGGAGGGTTGGCGTGAAGGCAGCGGCACGGAGGAAGGACTCCAGACGCTCGCGCCGCTGACCTACCGCGTCTATGCGACCCGTGAGGGCCTGGTGGGCGGCACGACGGCGAACGGCCACGTCATCAAGAGCAACGACCGCTTCGTGGCGCTGCCGTCGCGGCGGGGGCTCGCGTCGAACGGAGGCTCCGAGTACCAGGTGCGCGTCTGTTATTCGAAGACGGCGAAGTGCGCGACGACGTCCGTCTGGGACGTGGGCCCGTGGAACACGAAGGACGACTACTGGAACCCGTCCAGCGTGCGCGAGATGTGGAAGACGCTGCCGCAGGGCAAGCCCGAGGCGCAGGCGGCGTACCAGGACAACTTCAACGGCGGGTTGGATCAGTTCGGCCGCCGGCCGTCGAACCCCGCAGGCATCGACATCGCGGACGGGACGTTCTGGACGGACCTGGGCATGTCGAACAACGACTGGGTGGACGTGACGTACCTGTGGACGTC
Coding sequences:
- a CDS encoding URC4/urg3 family protein; amino-acid sequence: MLDAIRVQEVSPTVAWLRSPAAIRERCHQVLDLGLAGRLEYFKVEPSRLPTVVDRVLAVTHEAYPRLDIPVHSRWRHFDAGGVPRLAQLEARLASLPPEERARAKVDLGVVSVLLDAGSGPAWRYQEPGGASYVRSEGLAVASLRMFMAGGFSSDPDRPLRADAEALSRMTREQLERGFQVSESNPLLGVEGRLHLLQGLSRVLPRPGSMFDMLAAHRRSVRAAEVLGTVLEVLGPIWPGRTTVDGVNLGDVWPHPALGPPGSADALVPFHKLSQWLAYSLVEPLAEAGVTVTELDALTGLPEYRNGGLFVDLGVLVPQDPRLTMEVYAPGDAPIVEWRALTVALLDRVAALVRGRLELTPEELPLAKVLQGGTWTAGRRVAAELRPGGVPPIRIRSDGTVF
- the upp gene encoding uracil phosphoribosyltransferase encodes the protein MDFPNCTVVDHPLVKHKLTVMRRTDTSTAAFRALLEEISLLLGYEALRDLKLREEEIETPMARTTGWALDGKKLVLVPILRAGQGILDGLLQLVPSARVGHIGLYRDPESLGAVEYYYRVPANLEDRDVIVCDPMLATGNSAVAALQRVKRSRPGSLRFVCLLACPEGLTNLREHHPDVRVFTAAIDDKLDSHGYILPGLGDAGDRLFGTK
- a CDS encoding golvesin C-terminal-like domain-containing protein, encoding MRASWRSTLMAVMLGAVFAEGVAAAEPAPESLRQEAGAQRWTENLSEGTGTSELVGTREGLRYEPNAVMRRPEGLSRLTGLFEFPARTLEQPVDTFRPRVQAAVGLGQGVEVDVRVRVPGGAWTEWRTATGDESVRLPRSGTEVQVRLALIADERGRGPVVQGVELEGWREGSGTEEGLQTLAPLTYRVYATREGLVGGTTANGHVIKSNDRFVALPSRRGLASNGGSEYQVRVCYSKTAKCATTSVWDVGPWNTKDDYWNPSSVREMWKTLPQGKPEAQAAYQDNFNGGLDQFGRRPSNPAGIDIADGTFWTDLGMSNNDWVDVTYLWTSGGGSTTGLVIDSNNANNDQTKGYIQLTGTSWASSTNVAGYYGTSYLVSPGAAVSEPATFWFYLSAAGTKTVDAWWTAATDRSTAAPFIITNASGTQLANVKVNQTLNGAKWNTLGTWSFPAGWNKVQLSRWVTAGTYVVADAIQVR